The genomic region CttgaatgaaaacctgcagccacatcgTCCCTTCACAGGCAAGACCGGACACCTGTCCTAGAAACTTACCAAAGCAGAATAGATCACATTGGCGGtgataggattttttttttttacgtaaAATAATTATGAGTATGTGAATAAAGTCTTGgtcaaaaatggtcaaaatcaACTTATCAATTTACTTCAATATATTCATAGCGGAGGAGTCACACAGGGCAGTGCGAGTTAAAATTTTACcctcattacatataaaaaaactcATAGGTTCACTACTAGTTTTGGGGTAGTAAACAAactttgtgttgtagatatcaCGACCcctagttcccatcaccaccactgtaagaaaTCTGAgcctgcaagtttctctacattgaaccatttcacaccaaaccacaccatATGACTTCACTTCTATCCAGGCCATTGAATtacagaatttttgaaaaattggtgacAGTTCATCTGAAGGAGTTTTGGTGGTCGATCAGGTCTTCAAACATGTGGTTCTTAGGAGttccatttttctcttttgaacTTGTTTTGGAaagtcagtttttattttattttgactttgtCCTTCCTTACACAAGCAGATTGTTCTACATAATcccagaaatatctcctgaaaaattaacaCTGGCATTTAacagccattttgactggacattaaagggtggtctttggcttttgtacagtactgtatataattgACACAGAGTGCATTATGGTATTATTACGGtgaatttttcctttttcagccATAGTTAGCCACCTGCTGATTTTAGGCTAGAAAAAAATTTCACTAACACAATCACTTTCTCAATCCTCCTCCAGCTTTATTGAtagtttaaaattacattttctatGTTATAGGACTCAAGTTGCATCTTCTTTCCGACTTAAAAACTGAGTACAAGCAAATGATATTCTTACAGTAGTCCAAGTGATATTGtacaaaaataatatttgatttctgtgaaaacatTCTCCTTTTGCAAATCACTGATAAATCCACAAGTTTACTGTTCTTGATAATTTAGGATAGAAATGACTAAAATTACTTTTGGAATATTTAGGCATTAATGAGCAACGTTTGCTGAACTTGCAAACGGATAACTTTGTACAAAAAGtcgaaagaaaaaaaaaaaggacaaaagaacCTCACAAGAACTTAGGATCTCAATTTCTGAATTTTGTATTATCAGCATTATTGATACATTTCTTCACAAGTTGACGCCCACCTTGTTTGTGGGGCCCAGATTAAGATGGATTCCTATGCTGTGAATGGTCATCACGGTCATACTCTCTTAAGCCAACTCATTTTTCCCCAACTGAAcctaaccaaaaaaaaaaaaaaaaaaaaaaatctgtacacAGAAACTGAGGCTTCCCCAACTTCTGCCTCTCATCAGGCTCGCTTCGAGCTCAGAGGTCCTACATAGCACACTGTGCCCCAGTCATTGATCTTCTCACCAGCGGCATGAAAAGGGGTCTTTTAACAAAGCATTATACATAACACCTCTACCAAACTAAACAGACATTTTGTGTTGAATGCAGAAAGATTTTTCCACCCcttcattattttttgttttttaagtttaaacatGTCAAGAAGCTCAGTGGCCTGGGACAAGCCTCTGTCTGCCAACCTTTGGCCAATGAAGAGGATTCCGTGAAAATAATACAACcaaccatcaatctgaaaaaggAGGGGGTGACAGAGGAAGCCGGTTATGCCGAAGCTTCAATCGTGCATTCTCTGGCCAGGTGACCGGTCTTGCCACAGTTGTAGCAGTTCACCTCACTGGCCTTGCTGCACTGCACTGCCACATGGCCTATCTCACCACacctgcaaacaaacaaacaaaaaaaagttgtggTAAAAAATTAGAGATGCACCCTAtaatcatctttttaaaatttttaacaAGCACTATTCAAAAATGCCAAAGCACACAATTgtggggggagaaaaaaaaaaaaaaaaaaaggcccacAATTGATCAAACATCTGATCCAAGATCAGCTCGGGTACTACTACCCAAGGAACCACATATCCATACTATATATGGAAAGGACAAACTGATCCCATATCTGCTTACTTCTTCTGAAGTTTTAAAGACCTAAAGATGACAAAATACAATTCTCAGTGTGTCCAATTCCACAATTTCATATATGTAATACTCATCTACACGTGTTTATTTAGATACCCAGTTAGGTAAATAAATACTAAGATAAGTTGCCATGTGAATATCCATGCCCAACCCTAGCAGGAACCTGCCAGGTTATCATAAAATTAAATACACTGATGAATTACTAAAGTTTGATTTTGGATTCACACTCAGCAACAAAAACCTACCGATAGCATTTCACTTTGTCACAGAGTTTCTGGATGTGTCCAAATCCTCCGCAGGAGTAGCACTTCTGCTCATTGGCATGGTCGCAGTCTCGAGCCACATGGCCGGCCTTGCCGCAGTTGTAGCAGCACTGCTCCCGCTCCTTCTTGGGCTCCTTACAGTCCCTAGAGATGTGACCACTCCTGTGGCAGTTGTAGCATGCTGTACAATACAATAAGTGTGAAAATCCCACCTGGTTGGCTTTCCAAGCACACCTTTGCTACACTATAATGCCTTCAGTTCACACCAAAACATTACAAGTGTAAAAGACTTTGAAAAAGAGTGTCTCACCGTCCTCAGTCTGTTCACAATCCCTGGCAATATGCCCTTGCTCTCCACATCGGTAGCAGAAGAGATCtgaggaaagacagaaaaattaATATCTAGCAGGTAAACTATATATACCGTTTAGCAGTTCAAACAACCATCTTACCCTTTCCTCGTCCTCTGCCCCTCCCGCGGCCACGGCCAGCGTTGGGACAGTTCTTGACCCAGTGGCCGGATCGGCCACATCCAAAACATTCACTGCTGCTCATATCCATTATCTAAAGAGGGACAAAAAATGCATACAATTTATTAAGTAAACCATAAGATACCAACAGATACACAGTTAGTGTTCATGGAAAAGTTACTGGTTTAAAACTATTTCCACTCTGAGATCACAACCTGTTAAGCTTGGCTTTTAACTTAGCTGTCCATAGACATGCAAAttgaataaatgtataaatgaaaATCTTATTGAGCCATGTGGAGAAAGTCCCATTCAAAGCCTATGCAGAATaaaaagttagctagctagcttgctaaaAGCTAGCTTGCTAAAGACACATGCCATGTGAACCAGCCCACATGGAATGAGGCAGGAATCAGCCAGCTGACTTTCCATGAAGGTGCTATAACCCAAATTAAGCCACTATAAGAAAGGCTGGAGATTAGGGGTAGACGATTTGGCAAAACAATATCACAACACTTCATGTCAAGTTCATGATACCCGATATGTAGCAAGACCTTTCGTTTTTCTTAGATTTCATAAGTTGAATCCGACAAAATAGTACCTGTAGTCTCACAAATTacaattataataaatacatataaaacaattcattttagctgcactgcactaaatccaattcaTCAGAATATTTATATTGACTTCCGAATGAAACACGGTTATTAGTTGTCCTTTAAGCACTGACGGCACTCTCAGAAGTACAGAAGCGTGGATTAATCACGATAACGAAAAACTACACTAACTTGTTGCCCAACCCTTCGCGGAGTTAACGTTACTAGACTGTCGGGTCAAAGTTACTAAAACTAGCAAACTTGGAGGTCCTGCGATGCCGAAATTCGAAAGCTGATCACAGAAAAAGCGAGTAAGTAACAGGACAGCGCTGCTGTGAACGGCACCAGCCAACGTGCGCTGCGCTCAGAATGTGCAGCTCAGCGTTTCTTCACAGGGCCGCAgcaacgaggctgaagttggcttcctattcgccatcTGCTTATTCGAAATtgcctgttccaccttaaatggtgcagcagttacagtttGGAGGCGCCAGAATTTAATAGAActacagcaccatttaagggggaacggagaaattcgaacaagaagctcaCTTCAGCTTCGTGCCGCAGCAGTGCACCACGTTACAGGTCCAACGATGTCCACTGGACAGTCT from Pygocentrus nattereri isolate fPygNat1 chromosome 9, fPygNat1.pri, whole genome shotgun sequence harbors:
- the cnbpa gene encoding CCHC-type zinc finger, nucleic acid binding protein a produces the protein MDMSSSECFGCGRSGHWVKNCPNAGRGRGRGRGRGKDLFCYRCGEQGHIARDCEQTEDACYNCHRSGHISRDCKEPKKEREQCCYNCGKAGHVARDCDHANEQKCYSCGGFGHIQKLCDKVKCYRCGEIGHVAVQCSKASEVNCYNCGKTGHLARECTIEASA